From Rhodococcus sp. B7740, one genomic window encodes:
- the nusG gene encoding transcription termination/antitermination protein NusG — MSTPHNDATEVAAFDADVEATKQGLEAEQAAQDRETDEAIKADVAAAAGEDVPAEDGETADADVTAEPEDPVAEMKAALRRAPGDWYVIHSYAGYENKVKANLETRVQNLDVGDYIFQVEVPTEEVTEIKNGQRKQVNRKVLPGYILVRMELNDESWGAVRNTPGVTGFVGATSRPSPLTINEVVKFLMPQEGAKKDAKATAGATDQGGDTTSKPAIEVDFEVGESVTVMDGPFATLPASISEVNAEQQKLKVLVSIFGRETPVELGFTQVSKI, encoded by the coding sequence GTGAGCACGCCGCACAACGACGCCACCGAAGTGGCCGCATTCGACGCCGATGTCGAGGCGACCAAGCAGGGCCTCGAAGCGGAGCAGGCCGCTCAGGACCGCGAGACCGACGAAGCAATCAAGGCCGATGTCGCCGCTGCCGCCGGTGAGGATGTCCCCGCCGAAGACGGCGAGACTGCCGACGCAGATGTGACAGCCGAGCCCGAGGATCCCGTTGCCGAGATGAAGGCGGCTCTGCGCCGCGCTCCCGGTGACTGGTACGTCATCCACTCGTATGCCGGATACGAGAACAAGGTCAAGGCGAACCTCGAGACCCGCGTGCAGAACCTCGACGTCGGTGACTACATCTTCCAGGTGGAAGTTCCCACCGAAGAGGTCACCGAGATCAAGAACGGTCAGCGCAAGCAGGTCAACCGCAAGGTTCTGCCCGGCTACATCCTCGTTCGCATGGAGCTCAACGACGAGTCCTGGGGAGCGGTCCGCAACACCCCGGGCGTCACCGGCTTCGTCGGTGCCACTTCGCGGCCGTCACCGTTGACCATCAACGAGGTCGTCAAGTTCTTGATGCCGCAGGAAGGTGCCAAGAAGGACGCGAAAGCGACCGCAGGCGCAACCGATCAGGGCGGCGACACCACGTCGAAGCCGGCCATCGAGGTCGACTTCGAGGTCGGCGAGTCGGTCACCGTCATGGACGGCCCGTTCGCCACCCTCCCCGCCAGCATCAGCGAGGTCAACGCCGAGCAGCAGAAGCTCAAGGTGCTGGTATCGATCTTCGGCCGTGAGACACCGGTCGAGCTCGGCTTCACGCAGGTCTCCAAGATCTAG
- the rplK gene encoding 50S ribosomal protein L11 produces MPPKKKKLAGIIKLQIQAGAANPAPPVGPALGQHGVNIMEFCKAYNAATESQRGNVVPVEISVYEDRTFDFKLKTPPAAKLLLKAAGVAKGSGEPHKTKVAKVTMDQVREIAKTKQEDLNANDIDQAAKIIAGTARSMGITVEG; encoded by the coding sequence ATGCCCCCGAAGAAGAAGAAGCTAGCCGGGATCATCAAGCTTCAGATCCAGGCCGGTGCCGCCAACCCGGCACCGCCCGTCGGCCCCGCGCTGGGCCAGCACGGCGTCAACATCATGGAGTTCTGCAAGGCGTACAACGCCGCGACCGAGTCGCAGCGCGGCAACGTCGTGCCGGTCGAGATCTCGGTCTACGAAGACCGCACGTTCGACTTCAAGCTGAAGACTCCCCCCGCTGCCAAGCTGCTGCTCAAGGCCGCAGGCGTGGCGAAGGGTTCCGGCGAGCCGCACAAGACCAAGGTCGCCAAGGTGACCATGGACCAGGTGCGCGAGATCGCCAAGACCAAGCAGGAAGACCTCAACGCCAACGACATCGATCAGGCCGCGAAGATCATCGCCGGCACTGCTCGCTCGATGGGCATCACCGTCGAAGGCTGA